Within the Thermosynechococcus sichuanensis E542 genome, the region TGACAATCTAATTGGCGGTCAACCTTGGTATGCGGGTTTCTTTGAATTTTACAAACGTAATAGAATCTATGAACGTGAAGGGTTGGTAAAAATGGCCGAATACTTGAATCTTGATGAACGGGTGCTCTTTGAGGTGGTACAGGATGCTTTTAGTAAATATCTAGACGGGCAGCGTCAGCAGGCTAACGAGCAAGGTCGCAAATTAGACTACGGGCAAGTGACAGATAAGGTCATTTATCGGTTTCAGCGCCCCAATACCCAACAGGAATTTGCCACTGCATTGGTGGATTTCCTGAGCCAGTTTCGTAGCAAAGCGGCTCGCGATAAAGGTCCGCAAATTGTTCATTGGATCCATCGTGAAGAAAACTGGCGACGGGCAAGGGATTTAGTCTTGCTGGCGATCGCCACCTACAGCAGTAAGAAAGGGGACGCTCTCAATGGTGTTGATGTCCCCTTGGAATCAATGGATGAAGGGGATACCACAGAAGAAGAAATGTTTGCCTTCGCCAATGAATAGTTCTTGTCTTTAGCTCAGGAGCAATGAAATGACCAAGCATCTTTTTGCAACGATTGTAACTGCCACCGCTGTCGCAGCCAATAACCGCGGAGAAGGGGATGGGAGTACCCTTTCAACTTTGCAAAAAATCACCCGTGGCAATGATCAATACACCACTGTCAGTGCAGAAGCGATCCGTTGGGGATTGCGGGAGTATTTTCAAAACCATTACGAACAAGAGACCAACCGTACATTTAATCCTGAAACCGACAGATATAGCTTCAAAGATGAAAAGTTCAGTGCTGAGAAATACATTGATGATGACTTGTTTGGCTACATGGACGCTAAAAAGGGTAAGGATAATGAAGATGCCACAACCAAACGGCGCGGTGCCCTAGAAATTAGTCGCGCCATGAGTCTGGATCCCTATTGGGGGGATATTGCCTTTGGCTCTAAAGGCGGGGAAAAGGGAAAAACTTCGATTCATAGCACCGAAGTACACTGCACTGCCTATCAGTACACGATCGCCCTGACACCAGAGAGTTTGAAAAAACCGGAGCGTGCTCTCCTTGCCCTCGATGCGATTGGGGCGGTGCGTCATGTCGGCGGCAACCATGCCCGCTTTTTATATGATTTCCGTCCAGAGTCCATCGTGATTCGGATTACCGATGATCCCAGCCCTTGGATTATGGATGTGTTTAAGCGTGTTGGTGAATCGGTGGGATGTCCCCGGCTGGTGCGACTAGTGGAAGTGGGTGATGTGAAAGCTAGCGAACTACTGGTTGGGGGTGAAATTGCTGATACACCCTATGGCAAGCAGTTGGGCAATTTGGGAGTCGGCGTTTATCGTGGAGTCAAAGAAGCGATCGCCACAGCCAAAGAACGACTCAGTACCGAGGTGGCTGTTTAATGCGACTGTACGTTGATTGCCCTTGCACGAGTTTTCCCCGCAGCTTTGCCCGAGACTTTAAGGAAACCTATTGCTATCCACCCCCCTCGACTGTCTATGGGATGCTACTTTCCTTAATCGGCGAAGCGGATATGAATCAACACCGTGGCGTCAAACTTGCCATTGGCATCATTGGTGCTGATCCACCCATTTCGCGGATTTTACGTAAACAGCGGGATCACAACTCCAGCAAGAGTCACCTAGGCACTTATCCCACGAGTAAGTTTTCCAAGCCGAATCACCATGAATTGCTGACTGACCTGCAACTAGTGGTTGAACTGGATTCCGAAGACGCTAGAACACGGAAGCTGGTGAATCGGCTGGATACCGCCCTCTCCACACCCTCGAAAATTTCCCGCTTTGGTGGACTCAGCCTAGGGGAGTCGTGGGCATTAGTCAATGGCGTACGCCCCTATCGTGAAACAGACGGCACCATTCGCTGGCTTGTTAAGGATAATCGTGGTTTG harbors:
- the cas7i gene encoding type I-B CRISPR-associated protein Cas7/Cst2/DevR yields the protein MTKHLFATIVTATAVAANNRGEGDGSTLSTLQKITRGNDQYTTVSAEAIRWGLREYFQNHYEQETNRTFNPETDRYSFKDEKFSAEKYIDDDLFGYMDAKKGKDNEDATTKRRGALEISRAMSLDPYWGDIAFGSKGGEKGKTSIHSTEVHCTAYQYTIALTPESLKKPERALLALDAIGAVRHVGGNHARFLYDFRPESIVIRITDDPSPWIMDVFKRVGESVGCPRLVRLVEVGDVKASELLVGGEIADTPYGKQLGNLGVGVYRGVKEAIATAKERLSTEVAV
- the cas5 gene encoding type I-MYXAN CRISPR-associated protein Cas5/Cmx5/DevS, with amino-acid sequence MRLYVDCPCTSFPRSFARDFKETYCYPPPSTVYGMLLSLIGEADMNQHRGVKLAIGIIGADPPISRILRKQRDHNSSKSHLGTYPTSKFSKPNHHELLTDLQLVVELDSEDARTRKLVNRLDTALSTPSKISRFGGLSLGESWALVNGVRPYRETDGTIRWLVKDNRGLISLPIWIDRHTTRGIFQRFRFSPDFQSDCWVTIPE